Proteins encoded in a region of the Chthoniobacterales bacterium genome:
- a CDS encoding HU family DNA-binding protein, whose amino-acid sequence MSNKVALVEAVQKTLGKETSKAEAERAVNAVIDAIKIGVKKTKTVQLIGFGTFKVASRKARTGVNPKTGAKIKIKASKTVKFVAGKAFKESL is encoded by the coding sequence ATGAGCAACAAAGTCGCACTCGTCGAAGCCGTTCAGAAGACCCTCGGTAAGGAAACCAGCAAAGCCGAGGCCGAGCGCGCGGTGAATGCGGTGATCGACGCGATCAAGATCGGCGTCAAGAAGACGAAGACCGTCCAGCTCATCGGTTTCGGAACTTTCAAAGTGGCTTCCCGCAAGGCCCGCACCGGCGTTAATCCCAAGACCGGCGCGAAGATCAAGATCAAGGCCTCGAAGACGGTGAAGTTCGTCGCGGGCAAGGCGTTCAAGGAATCGCTCTAA
- a CDS encoding malate dehydrogenase encodes MKAPLKVAVTGAAGQIGYSLLPRLASGGVFGPDQPVSLHLIEIEPAMKALEGVVMELHDCAFPLLESVVATADLDEGFRGVNWALLVGSVPRKAGMERKDLLGINGKIFIGQGQAIARNAASDVRVLVVGNPCNTNCLIAMNNAKDVPSDRWFAMTRLDENRAKTQLALKSGAHWRDIDRLAIWGNHSSTLYPDFANARIGGRPVGEVISDTAWLEGDFIKTVQQRGAAIIAARGQSSAKSAAHAAIETVQAIVNPTPGDDWHSVAMCSDGSYGVEKGLISSFPTRSRDGKVEIVPDLPLTDFSRAKIDASVDELKQEREMVVDLLG; translated from the coding sequence ATGAAAGCTCCCCTGAAAGTCGCTGTAACCGGTGCCGCCGGACAGATCGGATATTCGCTGCTCCCTCGCCTCGCTTCGGGCGGCGTTTTCGGTCCCGACCAACCGGTCTCGCTGCATCTGATCGAGATCGAACCTGCGATGAAGGCGCTCGAGGGCGTCGTGATGGAGTTGCACGACTGCGCGTTCCCATTGCTCGAGAGCGTCGTGGCGACCGCGGATCTGGACGAAGGGTTTCGGGGCGTGAACTGGGCTCTGCTGGTGGGCAGCGTGCCGCGCAAGGCCGGGATGGAGCGCAAGGATCTGCTCGGAATCAACGGAAAAATCTTCATTGGCCAGGGGCAGGCCATTGCAAGGAACGCGGCATCCGACGTGCGCGTGCTCGTGGTGGGAAATCCCTGCAACACGAACTGCCTGATCGCGATGAACAACGCAAAGGACGTCCCGAGCGACCGGTGGTTTGCGATGACGCGTCTCGATGAGAATCGCGCGAAGACGCAGCTTGCGCTGAAATCGGGCGCCCACTGGCGCGACATCGACCGTCTCGCGATCTGGGGCAACCACTCGAGCACGCTCTATCCCGACTTCGCCAATGCGCGTATCGGGGGCAGGCCGGTGGGTGAGGTGATCTCGGACACGGCATGGCTCGAGGGTGACTTCATCAAGACCGTGCAGCAGCGCGGGGCGGCGATCATTGCGGCCCGCGGACAGTCTTCCGCCAAGTCCGCCGCGCATGCGGCGATCGAGACGGTGCAGGCGATCGTGAATCCCACGCCGGGCGACGACTGGCACAGCGTGGCGATGTGTTCCGATGGAAGCTACGGCGTCGAGAAGGGATTGATCTCGTCGTTCCCCACGCGGTCGCGGGACGGCAAGGTGGAAATCGTTCCCGACCTGCCGTTGACGGACTTCAGTCGGGCGAAGATCGATGCCTCGGTCGACGAGCTGAAGCAGGAGCGGGAGA